A genomic segment from Flavobacterium inviolabile encodes:
- the leuS gene encoding leucine--tRNA ligase translates to MKYNPNEIEAKWQKFWSEDQTFKAENNSSKPKYFVLDMFPYPSGAGLHVGHPLGYIASDIYARYKRHKGFNVLHPQGYDSFGLPAEQYAIQTGQHPEKTTKENIARYREQLDKIGFSFDWSREVRTSNPDYYKWTQWIFIQLFNSWYNIDTDKAEDIATLTAVFEKEGNAGVNAVCDENIAPFSAAQWNAFTKEEKEKILLQYRLTYLAETEVNWCPALGTVLANDEIINGVSERGGHPVIRKKMTQWSMRISAYAERLLQGLETIDWSESIKESQRNWIGKSVGASVTFNLKDHDAVVEVFTTRPDTIFGVTFMTLAPEHELVAKITTPEQKEAVEAYVTATAKRSERERMADVKTISGVFTGAYAEHPFTKEPIPVWIGDYVLAGYGTGAVMAVPCGDERDYAFAKHFNIPIQNIFEGVDISEEAFGDKEKTIIGNSDFLNGLNYKEATKKAIEALEKLGQGNGKTNYRLRDAVFSRQRYWGEPFPVYYVNDLPQMIEAQYLPIVLPEVEKYLPTEDGQPPLGNATVWAWDTQNNQVVSNDRIDQVTVFPLELNTMPGWAGSSWYWMRYMDAHNAEAFASEEALKYWENVDLYIGGSEHATGHLLYSRFWNKFLKDKGLAPTEEPFKKLINQGMILGMSAIVYRVSGTNKYVSKNLRGDYQTEEIRVDVNLVNASDEISIDGLRKWIPEFANAEFILENDRYIVGREVEKMSKRWYNVVNPDDICEQYGADTLRLYEMFLGPLEQAKPWNTAGITGVSGFLKKLWRLYFDDNGLIVTDNEPGKEALKTLHKTIKKVQEDIENFSFNTSVSGFMIAVNELSAAKCNERAILEPLAVLISPYAPHIAEELWSALGNEGSVSKVPFPVFDAQHLVESSKEYPVSFNGKMRFKIELPMDLTAEEIEKIVMEDERTKAQLNGNAPKKVIIVPGKIINLVG, encoded by the coding sequence CCGCTGGGCTATATCGCTTCAGACATTTATGCGCGATACAAACGTCATAAAGGATTTAACGTACTGCATCCGCAGGGATACGACAGTTTCGGATTACCGGCAGAACAATATGCCATTCAAACCGGTCAGCATCCTGAAAAAACAACAAAAGAAAACATTGCCCGTTACCGCGAGCAATTGGATAAAATAGGCTTTTCATTCGACTGGAGCAGAGAAGTGCGCACGTCAAACCCGGATTATTACAAATGGACACAATGGATTTTTATCCAATTGTTTAACTCCTGGTACAATATCGATACTGACAAAGCGGAAGATATCGCTACTTTGACAGCTGTTTTTGAAAAAGAAGGCAATGCCGGCGTAAATGCGGTTTGTGACGAGAATATAGCACCGTTTTCGGCAGCGCAGTGGAATGCCTTTACCAAAGAAGAAAAAGAAAAGATATTGTTGCAGTACCGGTTGACCTATCTGGCAGAAACCGAAGTAAACTGGTGTCCGGCTTTGGGGACGGTATTGGCAAATGATGAAATTATAAACGGTGTTTCCGAACGTGGCGGACATCCGGTTATCCGTAAAAAGATGACACAATGGAGTATGCGCATTTCTGCCTATGCAGAGCGTTTGCTACAGGGATTGGAAACCATCGACTGGAGTGAAAGCATCAAGGAAAGCCAGCGTAACTGGATCGGGAAATCCGTTGGAGCTTCCGTTACGTTTAACCTGAAAGACCATGATGCGGTTGTGGAAGTATTCACGACCCGTCCCGATACGATTTTCGGGGTAACTTTTATGACTTTGGCACCGGAACACGAATTGGTGGCTAAGATCACTACTCCGGAACAAAAAGAAGCTGTGGAGGCGTATGTTACGGCTACGGCAAAACGAAGTGAAAGAGAGCGTATGGCAGATGTGAAAACCATTTCCGGTGTTTTTACAGGAGCGTATGCAGAACATCCTTTTACCAAAGAACCGATTCCGGTGTGGATAGGGGATTATGTATTGGCAGGATACGGAACCGGAGCTGTTATGGCAGTGCCTTGCGGTGATGAAAGAGATTATGCCTTTGCCAAACATTTTAATATTCCGATTCAGAATATTTTTGAAGGAGTGGATATTTCGGAAGAAGCTTTTGGCGATAAAGAAAAAACCATCATCGGTAATTCCGATTTCTTAAACGGACTGAATTATAAAGAAGCTACAAAAAAAGCAATTGAAGCCCTTGAAAAATTAGGACAAGGAAACGGAAAGACCAACTACCGTTTGCGTGATGCGGTATTCTCCAGACAACGTTATTGGGGAGAACCGTTCCCGGTATATTATGTAAACGACCTGCCGCAAATGATCGAAGCACAATACCTGCCGATCGTATTGCCGGAGGTGGAAAAATACCTGCCAACAGAAGACGGACAGCCGCCGTTAGGAAATGCAACGGTTTGGGCCTGGGATACGCAAAACAATCAGGTGGTAAGCAATGACCGGATCGATCAGGTGACGGTATTTCCGTTGGAATTAAATACAATGCCGGGCTGGGCGGGAAGCTCCTGGTACTGGATGCGTTATATGGACGCTCATAATGCAGAAGCATTTGCTTCGGAAGAAGCTTTGAAATATTGGGAAAATGTAGACTTGTATATCGGCGGAAGCGAACACGCTACCGGCCACTTGCTATATTCCCGTTTCTGGAACAAATTCTTAAAAGATAAAGGATTGGCGCCAACCGAAGAACCGTTCAAAAAACTGATTAATCAGGGAATGATTTTAGGAATGAGTGCTATCGTTTATCGTGTATCCGGAACAAATAAATATGTTTCTAAAAATTTAAGAGGGGATTATCAGACAGAAGAAATAAGAGTTGATGTTAATTTGGTTAATGCTTCTGATGAGATCAGTATTGATGGATTGAGAAAATGGATACCTGAATTTGCAAATGCTGAATTTATTCTGGAAAATGATAGATATATTGTTGGAAGAGAAGTTGAGAAAATGTCGAAAAGATGGTACAACGTCGTAAACCCGGATGATATCTGTGAACAGTACGGAGCCGATACGTTGCGTTTGTATGAAATGTTCTTAGGACCGTTAGAGCAGGCAAAACCATGGAATACAGCCGGAATTACCGGAGTGTCAGGATTCCTGAAAAAACTATGGCGTTTGTATTTTGACGATAACGGTTTGATCGTTACGGATAACGAGCCAGGCAAAGAAGCCTTAAAAACGTTGCATAAAACCATTAAGAAAGTACAGGAAGATATAGAGAACTTCTCGTTCAATACTTCGGTTTCCGGATTTATGATCGCGGTAAATGAATTATCGGCGGCAAAATGCAATGAAAGAGCGATCCTGGAACCATTGGCGGTTTTAATTTCTCCGTATGCTCCGCATATCGCAGAAGAATTATGGAGTGCCTTGGGGAACGAAGGTTCCGTTTCAAAAGTGCCTTTCCCGGTATTTGATGCACAGCACCTGGTAGAAAGCAGTAAGGAATACCCGGTTTCTTTTAATGGAAAAATGCGTTTCAAAATTGAACTGCCCATGGATTTAACAGCAGAAGAAATTGAGAAAATTGTGATGGAAGACGAAAGAACAAAAGCACAATTAAACGGAAATGCACCGAAAAAAGTGATTATTGTTCCCGGAAAAATCATCAATTTAGTAGGATAA
- a CDS encoding DUF423 domain-containing protein: MDRKIAGVAAIMGAVAIILGAFGAHGLKQVLDEAQLATFETGVKYQMYHALFLLFVGTTAMLTEKAKKTIFYLVVTGVLFFSGSIYLLATKAVTGCDFKVLGPITPVGGLLLILAWGILFVQLIRKKA, encoded by the coding sequence ATGGATAGAAAAATAGCCGGAGTAGCAGCTATCATGGGAGCTGTTGCAATAATATTGGGTGCTTTTGGCGCTCACGGATTAAAACAGGTTCTGGATGAAGCACAGCTGGCCACTTTTGAAACAGGAGTAAAATACCAGATGTATCATGCTCTGTTTTTATTATTTGTGGGTACCACGGCCATGCTTACGGAAAAAGCTAAAAAAACAATCTTCTATTTAGTGGTTACGGGAGTGTTATTTTTTTCAGGATCCATTTACCTGTTGGCAACAAAGGCTGTAACGGGCTGCGATTTTAAGGTGCTGGGACCTATTACGCCTGTTGGTGGTCTTTTACTGATATTGGCATGGGGAATACTCTTTGTACAGCTAATCAGGAAAAAAGCATAA
- a CDS encoding Lrp/AsnC family transcriptional regulator, whose product MKINSLQIEMDGIDKEILRYLMEDARKPILQIANKIGISGAAIHQRLRKLEQAGVITGSRFTVSPKILGYSTMAFVGIYLDKASRNPEAVRELKKIPEVLECHYTTGNWSILIKLICHDNEHLMQLLNKKIQAIEGVSRTETFISLDQQIERQIQL is encoded by the coding sequence ATGAAGATAAATTCCTTACAAATTGAAATGGACGGAATCGACAAGGAAATCCTCCGTTACCTGATGGAAGATGCCCGGAAACCGATTTTACAGATAGCCAACAAAATTGGTATTTCCGGTGCGGCCATACACCAGCGGCTGCGAAAACTGGAACAGGCCGGTGTGATTACCGGTTCCCGTTTTACCGTTAGTCCGAAAATTTTAGGCTACAGTACGATGGCATTTGTTGGTATTTACCTGGATAAAGCTTCCCGGAATCCGGAAGCTGTAAGGGAATTAAAAAAAATACCGGAAGTACTGGAATGCCATTATACAACCGGAAACTGGAGCATTTTAATCAAACTGATCTGCCATGACAACGAGCATTTAATGCAGTTGCTCAACAAAAAGATACAGGCAATTGAGGGTGTTTCCCGTACGGAAACATTCATTTCACTAGACCAGCAGATCGAACGGCAGATTCAATTATAA
- a CDS encoding saccharopine dehydrogenase family protein encodes MRHILIIGAGRSASSLIKYLLDKSEQENLHLTIGDLSLELAQKKTNNHPRATAIAFDMFDDAQRKTEIQKADIVISMLPAYLHIEVAKDCIAYKKHMVTASYISDAMQELNEAAIANNLVFMNEIGLDPGIDHMSAMKVLDEIRGEGGKIILFESFCGGLVAPESDNNLWNYKFTWNPRNVVLAGQGGAAKFIQEGTYKYIPYHKLFRRTEFLEVEGYGRFEGYANRDSLKYRSVYGLDNALTVFRGTIRRVGYSRAWDMFVQLGMTDDSYTIDNTETMSYREFVNLFLPYHPTDSVEIKLRHVLKIDQDDVVWDKLLELDLFNANKIIGLKNATPAQILEKILTDSWTLAPDDKDMIVMYHKIGYEVNGEKKQIDATMVCIGDDQTYTSMAKTVGLPVAMATLQILNGNIKTPGVQLPINKEVYLPILKELEEYGVIFKEKEVAYKGYK; translated from the coding sequence ATGAGACATATTTTAATCATCGGAGCCGGTCGCTCGGCTTCGTCGCTCATTAAATATTTATTAGATAAATCGGAACAGGAAAATTTACATTTAACCATAGGCGATTTATCATTGGAATTAGCTCAAAAGAAGACCAATAATCACCCAAGAGCAACGGCTATTGCTTTTGACATGTTTGATGATGCGCAGCGTAAAACCGAAATCCAGAAAGCAGACATCGTAATTTCCATGTTGCCGGCTTACCTGCACATTGAAGTTGCCAAAGATTGTATTGCCTATAAAAAACACATGGTAACCGCTTCTTATATTTCGGACGCCATGCAGGAACTGAACGAAGCCGCCATTGCCAACAATCTTGTGTTTATGAATGAGATCGGACTGGATCCGGGTATTGACCACATGAGTGCCATGAAGGTTTTGGATGAAATTCGCGGAGAAGGCGGAAAAATAATCCTGTTCGAATCTTTCTGCGGCGGATTAGTTGCCCCGGAATCCGATAACAATTTATGGAATTATAAGTTTACATGGAATCCCCGTAATGTTGTTTTAGCCGGACAGGGCGGAGCCGCTAAATTCATCCAGGAAGGAACCTACAAATACATTCCGTACCACAAACTGTTCCGAAGAACAGAGTTCCTGGAAGTGGAAGGTTACGGCCGTTTTGAAGGTTATGCAAACCGTGATTCCCTTAAATACAGAAGCGTTTACGGTTTAGACAATGCCTTAACCGTTTTTAGAGGTACCATTCGCCGTGTAGGCTATTCCAGAGCCTGGGATATGTTTGTACAATTGGGAATGACAGACGATTCATACACTATTGACAATACCGAAACCATGAGCTATCGGGAGTTTGTGAATTTGTTTTTACCATATCACCCGACAGATTCTGTTGAGATCAAACTTCGCCATGTCCTTAAAATCGACCAGGACGATGTTGTATGGGATAAATTATTAGAACTGGACCTGTTTAACGCCAATAAAATTATCGGCCTTAAAAACGCCACTCCGGCGCAAATCCTTGAAAAGATCCTGACGGACAGCTGGACTTTAGCACCGGATGACAAAGACATGATTGTCATGTATCACAAAATCGGTTATGAGGTAAACGGCGAAAAGAAACAGATTGACGCTACTATGGTTTGCATCGGCGACGACCAGACTTACACTTCAATGGCAAAAACCGTAGGACTGCCGGTTGCTATGGCAACGCTTCAGATCCTGAACGGCAATATTAAAACGCCGGGTGTACAGCTTCCGATCAACAAAGAAGTATACCTTCCTATACTGAAAGAACTGGAAGAATACGGTGTGATTTTTAAAGAAAAAGAAGTAGCCTACAAAGGATACAAATAA
- a CDS encoding zinc metallopeptidase: MLGYYILLGGIALVSWIVSHKLKSKFEEYSKVHLRNGMSGAEIAEKMLADNGIYDVKVISTPGRLTDHYNPVDKTVNLSEAVYNERNAAAAAVAAHECGHAVQHATAYGMLQMRSKMVPMVSVTSGMSQWLVVGGLILGAAAKVGFGFYIAILGLVLMGVATVFSFVTLPVEYDASNRALAWLKNKNMLSQQEYAGAEDALKWAARTYVVAAIGALASLVYWAFQVFGRRD; the protein is encoded by the coding sequence ATGTTAGGATATTATATTTTATTAGGAGGAATTGCTTTAGTAAGCTGGATTGTAAGCCACAAATTAAAGAGCAAGTTTGAAGAATATTCAAAGGTGCATTTGCGTAACGGAATGTCCGGAGCGGAAATAGCCGAGAAAATGCTTGCCGATAACGGAATTTATGATGTAAAGGTTATTTCGACTCCCGGAAGACTGACGGATCACTATAATCCGGTAGATAAAACGGTTAACTTAAGTGAGGCGGTATACAATGAAAGAAATGCAGCGGCAGCGGCAGTAGCGGCACACGAATGCGGACACGCTGTTCAGCACGCCACCGCTTACGGAATGCTGCAAATGCGTTCCAAAATGGTACCAATGGTGAGTGTTACCTCGGGTATGTCACAATGGTTAGTGGTTGGTGGTTTGATTTTAGGCGCTGCGGCAAAAGTTGGTTTCGGATTTTATATTGCCATATTAGGTTTGGTGTTAATGGGTGTAGCCACTGTTTTTAGTTTTGTCACCTTGCCGGTCGAATATGATGCCAGTAACCGTGCTTTGGCATGGCTGAAAAATAAGAACATGCTGAGCCAGCAGGAATATGCCGGAGCGGAAGATGCCTTGAAATGGGCTGCAAGAACCTATGTGGTAGCTGCAATTGGTGCTTTGGCATCCTTGGTATACTGGGCTTTCCAGGTTTTTGGAAGAAGAGATTAA